One Symphalangus syndactylus isolate Jambi chromosome 9, NHGRI_mSymSyn1-v2.1_pri, whole genome shotgun sequence DNA segment encodes these proteins:
- the LOC129490081 gene encoding LOW QUALITY PROTEIN: putative golgin subfamily A member 8F (The sequence of the model RefSeq protein was modified relative to this genomic sequence to represent the inferred CDS: inserted 1 base in 1 codon; substituted 1 base at 1 genomic stop codon), whose product MAEETRQGKLAIAKKKLKEYWQRNSLGVPAGAKRNRKTNGSSPETVTSGGCHPPEDSATSIHGEGPTSSATLKDLESLCQELAVVLDSRSVKISQLNNTIKSLKQQKKQVEHQLEEITSVFLFLQEKKANNEKQKAERELEVLQIQRLNIQKEKLNMDLYHTKRSLRYFEEESKDLAGRLQYTLQCIGELERALSVVAATQEKKEISFSSCSKALIEWQLEQSIQEKSWLKAHLIRLKESLKQVQLERDEYAQHIKGERARWQQRMRKMSQEVCTLKKEKKHDTRQLEKLERSLSKKQLTEPLSPEAPAVPSEVELQHLKKELERVAGELQAQIENNQRISLLNQGQKERLQEKEQRLQQLAKPQSGFKELNNENKSTLQLEQQVKELQEKLGEERLEAASQQNQQLRAQLSLMAIPGEGDGGEHLDSEEEEAPRPMPSVSEDLESWEAMNGFMDLLEEKADLSELVEKQELQFIQYWREKCHQKAHHLKTEPGGSVKDAAPVERHHQAGPGQGGDEGEAAGAAGDGVAACDDYNKGHSKFLATSQNPADEPGPGXPAPQELGAADKHGDLCEVSLTDRVEPAQGEAREGAPHDNPTAQPIMQDYQEHLGLGSNPCVPFFCWAXLLRKR is encoded by the exons ATGGCAGAAGAAACTCGACAGGGCAAATTGGCCATAgccaagaaaaag TTAAAAGAATATTGGCAGAGAAACAGCCTTGGTGTTCCAGCAGGAGCGAAGAGGAACAGGAAAACAAATGGCAGTAGCCCTGAAACAGTCACTTCTGGTGGTTGCCACCCACCTGAGGAT TCAGCAACAAGTATCCACGGGGAGGGCCCTACATCATCTGCTACCCTGAAGGATCTAGAG AGCCTGTGCCAAGAACTAGCAGTAGTCCTGGACTCGAGGTCCGTAAAAATCAGTCAACTGAATAACACCATCAAATCTTTG AAACAACAGAAGAAACAAGTGGAACATCAGCTGGAAGAAATAAC ttctgtcttcctcttcctacAGGAAAAGAAGGCAAACAATGAGAAACAGAAAGCTGAAAGGGAGCTAGAGGTGC TTCAAATCCAGAGATTGAATATACAGAAAGAGAAACTAAATATGGACCTATATCACACAAAACGTTCTCTCAGATACTTTGAAG AAGAGTCCAAGGATCTGGCTGGCCGCCTGCAATATACATTGCAGTGTATAGGAGAGTTAGAGCGGGCTCTCTCTGTTGTCGCTGCCACACAGGAGAAGAAGGAGATCAGT TTCTCGAGCTGCAGTAAAGCTCTTATTGAGTGGCAGTTAGAGCAGTCCATACAGGAGAAGTCATGGCTGAAAGCACACCTGATACGG TTGAAAGAGTCACTTAAACAAGTCCAGCTAGAGAGAGATGAATATGCTCAACATATAAAAGGAGAGAGGGCCCGGTGGCAGCAAAGGATGAGGAAAATGTCGCAGGAG GTTTGCACattgaagaaggagaagaagcacGATACGCGTCAGCTAGAGAAGCTGGAGAGGAGCTTGTCCAAAAAGCAGTTGA CTGAACCCCTGTCCCCGGAGGCCCCAGCAGTTCCCTCTGAGGTGGAGCTGCAGCACCTGAAGAAGGAACTGGAAAGAGTGGCAGGAGAGCTCCAGGCCCAGATTGAAAACAATCAGCGCATAAGTCTCCTGAACCAGGGGCAAAAGGAGAGGCTTCAGGAGAAGGAGCAGAGGCTTCAGCAGCTGGCCAAGCCACAGAGTGGCTTCAAGGAGCTA aacaatgagaacaagagCACATTGCAGTTGGAGCAGCAAGTAAAGGAGCTGCAAGAGAAGCTGGGCGAG GAGCGCCTGGAAGCTGCCAGCCAGCAGAACCAGCAGCTACGGGCCCAGTTGAGCCTCATGGCTATCCCTGGGGAAG GAGATGGAGGAGAACATCTGgacagtgaggaggaggaggcaccTCGGCCCATGCCCAGCGTCTCGGAGGACCTGGAGAGCTGGGAGGCCATG AACGGCTTTATGGACCTCCTGGAGGAGAAGGCGGACCTGAGTGAGCTGGTGGAGAAACAAGAACTTCAATTCATCCAGTACTGGAGAGAGAAATGCCATCA GAAAGCTCATCACCTCAAAACAGAGCCAGGGGGCAGTGTCAAAGATGCGGCACCAGTTGAAAGACATCATCAGGCTGGCCCAGGACAGGGAGGAGATGAAG GTGAAGCTGCTGGAGCTGCAGGAGATGGTGTTGCGGCTTGTGACGACTACAACAAGGGGCACAGCAAATTCCTGGCCACTTCCCAGAACCCTGCTGATGAGCCCGGTCCAG GCCCAGCCCCCCAGGAGCTTGGGGCTGCCGACAAGCATGGTG ATCTTTGTGAGGTGAGCCTCACAGACAGGGTGGAGCCTGCGcaaggagaggccagggagggtgCTCCCCACGACAACCCTACTGCACAGCCAATCATGCAGGACTACCAGGAGCACCTAGGCTTGGGCAGCAATCCCTGTGTGCCATTCTTTTGCTGGGCTTGACTGCTGAGAAAGAGATAA